A segment of the Hymenobacter volaticus genome:
CCCCCGCCGAGTTCTACTACAACCTAGCCCCGGCGCGCTTCTTTAATCGCGAAATCGGGGGCTGGGCCGCTTTGTTCGACCACAAAGTGTACGTGGACGGCGCGTTCTACCAGCTCGACGGGCGTCACGAGCTGCTCTCTATTCGGCAGCCCGACAACTCCACTGACTACCAGAGTGCCGGCAAAACCTTGCACCGGGGCGTGGAATACGGCCTGACGTACAAGGTAACACCGGAATTGTTTTTTCGTTTTGGTGGCACCAATGCCGTGCACCGTTACGAGCAGTTCACCCTCAGCGCCAAAGCCACCGATGCCGTGCAGAATGTCAACGGCAAGGACATGCCACAGGCCCCGCGTTGGGTGGCCAACACCGAAGTAACCTACAAGCCGAAATGGCTACCCGGGCTGCGCTTGGGCAGTGAATATCAGCGCATCAGCTCCTGGTATCAAAACCAAGTCAACACCGTGCGCTACGCCGACAAAGGATTGTTCGGTGCCGCGGGCGTGAGCGTACTCAATGTTCGCACGGGCTACAACTGGCACGACACGTGGGAGTTGTTCGTAAACGTGCTCAACGTGACCAACGAGCGGTACGCTACGGCGGCCACCCGCGGCAACGCTAGTACTGACCGCTCCACTTACACGCCCGGCGCCCCGCGCACTGTGTCGGTGGGTGCCCAATTCAACTTTTCAGGTACGCATTAACTGTTTTTCGGCCGCCGCTGCCAGTGGCAGTTTTCGGCGGTCCTGACTGTTCTATGGAAACTATCATTCCCCGTCATGCCGCTCCAACCCGTCCGGCTTGGGTGCGCCGTTACGTGCAGCGCAATATCTACCGCTGGCACCGCTTCGTTGGGTTACTTACTCTTGTCCCTGTTATCTGCTGGACGCTAAGCGGCCTGCTACATCCACTGATGAGCAACTGGTTGCGGCCATCTATTGCCAAGGAAGCACTGCCTCCGCAACCTGCCCCGCGCCCGACTTGGCCGCTCCAGCAGGTGCTAGCCCAACACCACCTTTCTTCCCTGCGCAGCGTGCGTTTGGTGCGTTGGCGGCAGCAGCCCGCCTATCAGGTGCAAACGGGTTTGCCCACGGCCGAGCCTCGCTATTTCAGCGCCACTACCGGCCAGGCATTAGCCCCCGATGCCGACCGGCAATACGCCGAGCAATTGGCCCGCTACTTCACGCAGGATTCCACGGCGCGTTTGCTGGCGGCCGAGCAACTCACGGGCTTCAGTGATGACTACTCTTTTGTGAACCGTTTGCTGCCCGTCTGGAAGCTGACCTTTGAGCGGCCCGGTGTACGCACGGTGTACGTGGAAACGATGCCCGCTCGTTTGGCCGCCTTCAACAACCCTACGCGGGCCACTTTCCTGCGTTTCTTTGCGTTGCTACACAGTTGGAGCTGGCTGGAGTTGCTAGCCAACAACACGGTGCGGGTGATAGTAATGCTGCTTTTGTTAGGGATTATCCTGGCTTCCACCTTGAGTGGCCTGGTGCTATATGGCCTAATGTGGGGCAAATTCCGACGGCCGCGCAACGCGCAGGACCAAGTGGGCTGGCTGCGCAAGTATCACCGCGGCGTGGGCTTGGCCGTGGCACTGGTTACTTTCACTTTCGCTGGCAGTGGCGCTTTCCACGTGTTACT
Coding sequences within it:
- a CDS encoding PepSY-associated TM helix domain-containing protein; protein product: METIIPRHAAPTRPAWVRRYVQRNIYRWHRFVGLLTLVPVICWTLSGLLHPLMSNWLRPSIAKEALPPQPAPRPTWPLQQVLAQHHLSSLRSVRLVRWRQQPAYQVQTGLPTAEPRYFSATTGQALAPDADRQYAEQLARYFTQDSTARLLAAEQLTGFSDDYSFVNRLLPVWKLTFERPGVRTVYVETMPARLAAFNNPTRATFLRFFALLHSWSWLELLANNTVRVIVMLLLLGIILASTLSGLVLYGLMWGKFRRPRNAQDQVGWLRKYHRGVGLAVALVTFTFAGSGAFHVLLKLHPDERLQFHHAPAIPTSRLLVDVTQLPLDWLQVQQVGLVELNGQIYYQVTTLPAAQQNNKSATSASTGLPEEAVRPTLVTYYSATTGHILADGQTQYATFLANTFWRQAGGGPTPAIDKIESVTHFEGEYGFVNKRLPVMKVAYRIPQQTTLYVEPATGRLAARVENTDRYEGLSFAFLHKYHAVGSLGKNVRDAITMLSAVGVLAVSVLGFWLLVKRK